The Sesamum indicum cultivar Zhongzhi No. 13 linkage group LG6, S_indicum_v1.0, whole genome shotgun sequence genome has a segment encoding these proteins:
- the LOC105165515 gene encoding polyphenol oxidase I, chloroplastic yields the protein MASLHLPCATTPSSQTRSSSRPVFAKPSHFITHAKRGHRLQVSCATENQNDSSRNVETSQGKVDRRNMLLGLGGLYGASNLVSAPGASANPIKPPEIDKCGTATNLNNNTQLDINCCPPLSQNIVDYRLPPVFQMKIRPSAHRVSPEYIFKYNMAIDRMKRLPKEDPRSFMQQANIHCAYCNGAYDQPGQGTLDLQVHNSWLFFPFHRWYLYFYERILGKLIGDPTFALPFWNWDNPKGMTIPPIFVDPKSALYDEKRNQANMPPAVVDLGMTRNPDPLQVVANNLTIMYNEMIRGNSDVYDFMGQPYREGTPVNPGPGASERGSHTAVHVWVGDPSQPSGEDLGNFYSAGRDPLFYCHHANVDRMWSLWQYFLPSKTVPDKRITDPDFLNAAFLFYDENAQLVRVTVKDCLDNLRMGYDFERIDLPIFPLTLDKIVRVLVPKTKKGKADELLLLENIQVDTTKFLKFDVFINDEDDNITELDKAAYVGTYAQVPHKTANKSATTSIRLKLTDLYDDMDVADDDTILVTLVPRHQGPGVTIGGIKIIENPTPAPPKTS from the coding sequence ATGGCTTCTCTTCACCTTCCATGCGCCACTACCCCGTCCTCCCAAACCCGCTCTTCTTCTCGCCCTGTTTTTGCTAAGCCATCACATTTCATCACCCATGCAAAGCGCGGCCACCGCCTACAGGTTTCTTGCGCCACCGAGAACCAAAACGACTCCTCCCGAAACGTCGAAACTTCCCAGGGGAAGGTCGACAGGAGGAACATGCTTCTCGGTTTGGGCGGCCTCTACGGAGCAAGCAACCTGGTTTCTGCTCCCGGGGCCTCCGCCAATCCCATTAAACCGCCGGAGATCGACAAGTGCGGTACTGCTACAAACCTGAACAACAATACCCAGCTGGATATCAACTGCTGCCCCCCGCTTTCACAGAACATCGTTGATTACAGGCTTCCCCCGGTTTTCCAGATGAAAATCAGGCCGTCTGCTCATAGAGTATCCCCTGAATACATCTTCAAGTATAACATGGCTATCGATCGCATGAAGCGCCTGCCTAAGGAAGATCCACGTAGTTTCATGCAGCAGGCTAATATTCACTGTGCTTATTGCAATGGTGCTTATGACCAGCCCGGACAGGGCACTCTGGACCTACAGGTTCACAATTCCTGGCTTTTCTTCCCTTTCCACAGATGGTACCTCTATTTCTACGAGAGGATCTTGGGGAAATTGATTGGCGACCCCACTTTCGCCTTGCCTTTCTGGAACTGGGACAATCCTAAGGGTATGACTATCCCGCCCATCTTCGTGGATCCTAAGTCCGCTCTGTATGATGAAAAGCGAAACCAGGCCAACATGCCACCTGCGGTGGTGGATCTTGGTATGACCAGAAACCCTGACCCACTTCAGGTGGTGGCCAATAACCTTACCATTATGTACAATGAGATGATCCGTGGAAACTCAGATGTCTACGACTTCATGGGGCAGCCTTACCGCGAAGGGACACCAGTCAACCCTGGCCCCGGAGCCTCTGAACGTGGATCTCACACCGCTGTCCATGTGTGGGTTGGAGACCCGAGCCAGCCCAGCGGCGAGGACTTGGGGAACTTCTACTCGGCGGGTAGAGACCCGTTGTTCTACTGCCACCACGCTAATGTGGACCGCATGTGGTCATTGTGGCAATACTTCTTGCCCAGCAAAACAGTCCCGGACAAGAGGATTACTGACCCTGATTTCCTCAACGCTGCCTTCTTGTTCTACGATGAGAATGCTCAGCTCGTGCGCGTCACTGTCAAGGACTGTTTGGATAACCTGAGAATGGGATACGATTTCGAGAGAATCGACCTCCCTATATTCCCACTCACATTGGACAAAATTGTGAGGGTCCTGGTTCCCAAGACCAAGAAGGGGAAAGCCGACGAGCTGCTGCTGCTGGAAAACATTCAAGTCGACACGACGaaattcctcaagtttgatgTGTTCATTAACGACGAAGACGACAACATCACCGAGCTCGACAAAGCAGCCTACGTCGGAACCTATGCGCAGGTGCCGCACAAAACGGCGAACAAAAGTGCAACGACCTCGATCAGGTTGAAACTGACGGATTTATACGACGACATGGACGTGGCTGATGATGATACCATTCTGGTGACATTGGTGCCCAGGCATCAGGGCCCTGGAGTCACCATTGGTGGTATCAAGATCATCGAGAATCCGACACCTGCTCCCCCCAAGACAAGCTAA